The Methanosphaera stadtmanae DSM 3091 genome includes a window with the following:
- a CDS encoding glycosyltransferase translates to MQKRQLHSLKQKLASKLYPLALLKNKNKIGNLKNLFITIKGYRQIRKNNLFDTEYYLENHESVRKDGMDALLHYIYYGSKKGYNPSIEFNTNKYLKENKDVEKSNINPLIHYAVYGISENRKNTSLTKKQIEKLREKINNDNKNKLPLIKKPLVSIIIITHNGENHIKRLLTKFTKLKQYNNYELIIWDNASEDNTKDTIKKFTNLNITLIENKTNETFSKANNEAVKKAKGNYLLFLNNDIEPLDGFINHLMNVILNKENVGCVGARLIYPDCSNSKINQEKSYTIQHEGIIFKACDYIKPVNKNNGQKYYTNTNIQVQQIIAITAACMLIKKSVFNKVGGFQEEYVYGYEDVDLCLKLHKSGYKNYYTPQAMLYHYEFGTQEMEENKVVTQRREKNHEIFIKKWNTYLKKQLKEDLINNNQIITDKSLTIAFVVTQAQKNTTAGDYFTAQTLASSLKREYGWNIKYLEKGKDWYNIPEYVDVIISMLDNYNIEKIKTNNKYIIKIAWPRNWFDRWMNKDYFKDYNIILSSSKKACASITQKTGKKAIFYPIATDTDMFNENISPQKKYESDYCFTGSYWMAKREIIDFLDPTQIKHTFKLYGANWDKIEKFKPYYQGFINYKEIPQIYASTKIVIDDANHVTKEWGSVNSRVFDTIASGKLVITNGNRGNQDLFNGKIPEYHSKEELKDVINYYMEHSDKRNEKIKELQKIVLNKHTYTIRAKKLKRIIEEYEF, encoded by the coding sequence ATGCAAAAAAGACAACTTCATTCATTAAAACAAAAACTAGCATCAAAACTATATCCTCTAGCACTTCTAAAAAATAAAAACAAAATAGGAAACCTAAAAAACCTATTCATAACAATAAAAGGATACAGACAAATAAGAAAAAACAATCTATTTGACACAGAATACTATCTAGAAAATCATGAATCAGTAAGAAAAGATGGAATGGATGCATTATTACACTACATATACTATGGAAGTAAAAAAGGATACAATCCATCAATTGAATTTAACACAAACAAATACCTAAAAGAAAACAAAGATGTAGAAAAATCTAATATAAACCCACTGATACACTATGCAGTATATGGAATAAGTGAAAATAGAAAAAATACTTCATTAACAAAAAAACAAATAGAAAAACTTAGGGAAAAAATAAATAATGACAACAAAAACAAGTTACCTCTAATAAAAAAACCATTAGTATCAATAATAATCATAACACACAATGGTGAAAATCATATAAAAAGACTACTAACAAAATTTACCAAACTAAAACAATATAATAACTATGAACTAATAATATGGGACAATGCATCAGAAGATAATACAAAAGACACAATAAAAAAATTCACAAATCTAAACATAACATTAATAGAAAATAAAACAAATGAAACATTCTCCAAGGCAAATAATGAAGCTGTAAAAAAAGCAAAAGGAAACTACCTACTATTTTTAAACAATGATATAGAACCACTAGATGGATTTATAAATCATTTGATGAATGTAATATTAAATAAAGAAAATGTGGGGTGTGTAGGGGCAAGACTAATCTATCCAGACTGTTCAAACTCAAAAATAAATCAGGAAAAATCATACACCATACAACATGAAGGAATAATATTTAAAGCCTGTGACTATATAAAACCAGTAAATAAAAACAATGGACAAAAATACTATACAAACACAAACATACAAGTCCAACAAATAATAGCCATAACAGCAGCATGTATGCTAATTAAGAAATCAGTATTTAATAAGGTGGGTGGTTTTCAAGAAGAGTATGTATATGGTTATGAAGATGTAGATCTATGTCTAAAACTACACAAGAGTGGATATAAAAACTACTACACACCACAAGCAATGTTATATCACTATGAATTTGGAACACAGGAAATGGAAGAAAATAAAGTAGTAACACAAAGAAGAGAAAAAAATCATGAAATATTCATAAAAAAATGGAACACATACCTTAAAAAACAACTAAAAGAGGATTTAATAAACAACAACCAAATCATAACAGATAAAAGCTTAACAATAGCCTTTGTAGTAACACAAGCCCAGAAAAACACAACAGCTGGAGATTATTTTACAGCACAAACATTAGCAAGTAGTCTTAAAAGAGAATATGGATGGAATATAAAGTACTTGGAAAAAGGTAAAGACTGGTATAACATACCAGAATATGTGGATGTAATAATAAGTATGCTAGATAATTACAACATAGAAAAAATCAAAACAAACAACAAATACATAATAAAAATAGCATGGCCACGTAACTGGTTTGACAGATGGATGAATAAAGATTATTTCAAAGACTACAACATAATTCTATCAAGCTCTAAAAAAGCATGTGCTAGTATAACACAAAAAACAGGAAAAAAAGCAATATTCTATCCAATAGCCACAGACACAGACATGTTCAATGAAAATATATCACCACAAAAAAAATATGAAAGTGATTATTGTTTTACAGGAAGTTACTGGATGGCAAAACGTGAAATAATTGATTTTCTAGATCCAACACAAATAAAACACACATTTAAATTATATGGTGCAAACTGGGATAAAATAGAAAAATTCAAACCATACTATCAGGGATTTATAAACTACAAAGAAATACCACAAATCTATGCCTCAACAAAAATAGTAATAGATGATGCAAACCATGTAACAAAAGAATGGGGCTCAGTAAATAGTAGGGTATTTGATACAATAGCATCTGGAAAACTAGTAATAACAAATGGAAATCGGGGAAATCAGGACTTATTTAATGGAAAAATACCAGAATATCATTCAAAAGAAGAACTAAAAGATGTAATAAATTATTATATGGAACATAGTGATAAAAGAAATGAAAAAATAAAAGAATTACAAAAAATAGTGCTAAATAAACATACCTATACTATAAGAGCTAAGAAACTTAAAAGAATTATAGAAGAGTATGAATTTTAA
- a CDS encoding queuosine precursor transporter: MDLNFDFTEKRIIITSFFCVAFIIANLITVKIIDVNFLGMQTPAGVLIYPLIYILTNVITNVYGEKAAQRTLILGIATNVLFVFMTTLILVLPSPSFYTGDSSLAFVFTQTPRILIASYFSYLMGNLTTAKLTTIVNKGNSLLRVKNLGAIFTGELVDNIIFIGLSFIGTVAIVDVVIMIFSHWIISIVWNIIAQPFTEKVTSWAKKGKVEEI; encoded by the coding sequence ATGGATTTAAATTTTGATTTTACAGAAAAAAGAATAATAATTACGTCCTTTTTCTGTGTAGCATTCATAATTGCAAATCTTATCACAGTTAAAATAATTGATGTTAACTTTTTAGGTATGCAAACTCCTGCTGGAGTACTTATATATCCATTAATTTATATTTTAACCAATGTGATTACGAATGTTTACGGAGAAAAGGCAGCACAGAGAACATTAATTTTAGGTATTGCAACAAATGTTTTATTTGTATTTATGACAACATTAATACTAGTATTACCATCACCTAGTTTTTATACTGGTGATTCAAGTCTAGCATTTGTATTTACACAAACTCCTAGAATACTTATAGCATCATACTTCAGTTATCTTATGGGTAACTTAACAACTGCAAAACTCACAACTATTGTAAATAAGGGTAATTCTTTATTACGTGTGAAAAACCTTGGTGCTATTTTCACTGGTGAATTAGTTGATAACATAATATTCATTGGTCTATCATTTATTGGAACTGTGGCTATTGTGGATGTTGTAATAATGATATTCAGTCACTGGATTATTAGTATTGTATGGAACATAATTGCTCAACCATTTACTGAAAAAGTAACATCTTGGGCAAAGAAAGGAAAAGTTGAAGAAATATAA
- a CDS encoding DHH family phosphoesterase has translation MKNNKNTSTNPIVYVLNPSCQIEDLEIGSDYEGVITRVEKYGFFVSLSKSVYGLLRTRNPKEKVGNKIVVKIAEIKPHKGKMDVDLSYSKIKYGNDYETKTVKRNVKRTKIGDLSEDNLGRNVAIQGEIIQIQQTSGPTIFTIRDETDITWSAAFNEPGVRMYPELEVDDVVEILGEVSIHGGKIQIESETIEKLDKTEEEKLKELIDKSIDQKAQPTDTSVMIENSEVLNKLRPKLAEAAKAIRRAILDGRSILVRHHADADGICAGIAVEQAVLPILREESNDADAEWHFFKRSPSKAPFYELEDVVKDLSYALEDMERHGQKLPLLVLLDNGSTEEDVAALRHSKVYGIESVVVDHHYPGEVENGRALIDNYVDIHVNPYLVGGDSQLTAGALAVELAGMINPDVRDKIRHFPGIAAVGDHAECMEVDQYLKIAEEEGYTRDDLDKVATCVDFEAYFLRFMNGRGVMNTILGLEDKQRQEELLDVLITESDKRVETQLKAALPNVETEYFDNGIQFNRLDVEKYAHKFTYPAPGKTTGYVHDKLVQEKGEDKPIMTLANGPDFAVLRATEVIKNEFEFNLNDVITKIQEEIPQAGADGGGHEVAGSLKFVEGLEEEVLALFTQEVKNLKR, from the coding sequence ATGAAAAACAACAAAAATACATCTACTAATCCTATAGTATATGTATTAAATCCTTCATGTCAAATAGAAGACCTAGAAATAGGCAGTGACTATGAAGGTGTTATTACCAGAGTAGAAAAATACGGATTCTTTGTAAGTCTAAGTAAAAGTGTTTATGGACTTCTAAGAACACGAAATCCTAAAGAAAAAGTAGGAAACAAGATAGTAGTTAAAATAGCAGAAATAAAACCACATAAAGGAAAAATGGATGTTGATTTAAGCTACTCAAAAATAAAATACGGTAATGACTACGAAACAAAAACAGTAAAAAGAAATGTTAAAAGAACAAAAATAGGCGACTTATCAGAGGACAACCTAGGAAGAAACGTAGCAATACAAGGAGAAATCATACAAATACAACAAACAAGTGGACCAACAATATTCACAATAAGAGATGAAACAGATATAACATGGTCTGCAGCATTCAATGAACCTGGAGTTCGAATGTATCCAGAACTAGAAGTAGATGATGTAGTAGAAATACTTGGAGAAGTATCAATACATGGTGGAAAAATACAAATAGAATCAGAAACCATTGAAAAACTAGACAAAACAGAAGAAGAAAAACTCAAAGAACTAATAGATAAATCAATAGACCAAAAAGCACAACCTACAGATACATCAGTAATGATAGAAAACAGTGAAGTTTTAAACAAACTAAGACCAAAACTTGCAGAAGCAGCAAAAGCAATAAGAAGAGCAATACTTGATGGAAGATCAATACTAGTAAGACATCATGCAGATGCAGATGGAATATGTGCAGGAATAGCAGTAGAACAAGCAGTACTACCAATACTAAGAGAGGAAAGTAATGATGCAGATGCAGAATGGCACTTTTTCAAACGATCCCCTAGTAAAGCACCATTCTATGAACTAGAAGATGTAGTAAAAGATCTATCCTATGCACTAGAAGATATGGAAAGACATGGACAAAAACTACCATTACTAGTATTACTAGATAATGGATCAACAGAAGAAGATGTAGCAGCACTTAGACATTCAAAAGTATATGGAATAGAATCTGTAGTAGTAGACCATCACTACCCAGGAGAAGTAGAAAATGGACGAGCACTAATAGATAACTATGTAGATATACATGTAAACCCATACCTTGTAGGTGGAGATTCACAACTTACAGCAGGAGCACTAGCTGTAGAACTAGCAGGAATGATAAACCCTGATGTAAGAGATAAAATAAGACACTTCCCTGGAATTGCAGCAGTAGGAGACCATGCAGAATGTATGGAAGTAGATCAATACCTTAAAATAGCTGAAGAAGAAGGATACACAAGAGATGATCTTGATAAAGTAGCTACATGTGTAGACTTTGAAGCATATTTCCTAAGATTCATGAATGGAAGAGGTGTAATGAACACAATATTAGGTCTTGAAGATAAACAACGTCAAGAAGAATTACTAGATGTACTAATAACAGAATCAGATAAAAGAGTTGAAACACAACTTAAAGCAGCCCTACCAAATGTTGAAACAGAATACTTTGATAATGGTATACAATTCAACAGATTAGATGTTGAAAAATATGCACATAAATTCACATATCCTGCACCTGGAAAAACAACAGGATATGTACATGATAAATTAGTACAAGAAAAAGGAGAAGACAAACCAATAATGACCCTTGCAAATGGTCCAGACTTTGCTGTTCTAAGAGCAACAGAAGTAATTAAAAATGAGTTTGAATTTAACTTAAACGATGTAATTACTAAAATACAAGAAGAAATTCCACAAGCTGGAGCAGATGGTGGAGGCCATGAAGTAGCTGGATCTTTAAAATTCGTAGAAGGATTAGAAGAAGAAGTTCTAGCACTATTTACACAAGAGGTTAAAAATCTTAAAAGATAA
- a CDS encoding pyridoxal phosphate-dependent aminotransferase, whose product MKYAAKRVENINLSQIRKMFSKGGPNAINLALGEPDFNTPPHILDSLKNALDNNYTHYSQNKGDIELREAITNKLSKDNNIKTTPEDIIVTVGASEALYSSIQALVNPNDDVLIPNPGFLSYKECVTLAGGNPIEVNTTIENDFKTTVDDVQKSLTNNTKAIVMNSPCNPTGAVMDKEDIKAIADIATDKDIIIIADEIYEKIIYNKKHYSFQAYTDNAITINGFSKAYAMTGLRSGYCSSNSEIIDEILKVHQYNVACVDTATQKACTTALTSSQQCVNDMRNEFEKRRNLVVESLNNMGLECSNPDGAFYVFFHAGNSQEFIEKALTEDVILVPGLAFGSMGREYVRLSYAQSYKNLEKAMKRLEKVVV is encoded by the coding sequence ATGAAATATGCAGCAAAAAGAGTAGAAAATATTAATTTATCACAAATACGTAAAATGTTTAGTAAAGGAGGTCCAAATGCAATAAATCTAGCATTAGGAGAACCAGATTTTAACACTCCTCCACACATACTAGATTCATTAAAAAATGCACTAGACAATAATTATACACATTACTCACAAAATAAGGGAGATATAGAACTTAGAGAAGCAATAACAAATAAATTATCCAAGGATAATAATATTAAAACAACACCTGAAGATATAATAGTAACTGTAGGTGCTAGTGAAGCATTATACTCAAGTATACAAGCATTAGTAAATCCAAATGATGATGTTCTCATACCAAATCCTGGATTTCTATCCTACAAAGAATGTGTAACTCTAGCAGGTGGAAATCCAATAGAAGTAAATACAACAATAGAAAATGATTTTAAAACAACAGTAGATGATGTTCAAAAAAGTCTAACAAACAATACAAAGGCCATTGTTATGAATTCACCATGTAATCCAACAGGAGCTGTGATGGATAAGGAAGATATAAAGGCAATAGCAGATATTGCAACAGACAAAGACATAATTATAATAGCAGATGAAATATATGAAAAAATAATATACAACAAAAAACATTATAGCTTCCAAGCATACACAGATAATGCAATAACAATCAATGGATTTTCCAAGGCATATGCAATGACAGGTCTTAGAAGTGGATATTGTTCAAGTAATTCAGAAATAATAGATGAAATATTAAAAGTACATCAATATAATGTAGCATGTGTAGATACTGCAACACAAAAAGCATGTACAACAGCACTAACATCATCCCAACAATGTGTAAATGATATGAGAAATGAATTTGAAAAAAGACGTAATCTTGTTGTTGAATCATTAAATAATATGGGACTTGAATGTAGTAATCCTGATGGTGCATTCTATGTATTTTTCCATGCTGGAAATTCACAAGAATTTATTGAAAAAGCATTAACAGAAGATGTTATTCTAGTTCCAGGACTTGCATTTGGAAGTATGGGACGTGAATATGTGAGATTATCCTATGCACAAAGTTATAAAAACTTAGAAAAAGCCATGAAAAGACTTGAAAAAGTAGTGGTATAA